The Coregonus clupeaformis isolate EN_2021a chromosome 8, ASM2061545v1, whole genome shotgun sequence genome has a segment encoding these proteins:
- the LOC121572770 gene encoding homocysteine-responsive endoplasmic reticulum-resident ubiquitin-like domain member 2 protein isoform X1 yields the protein MDQGVAGSPVIVVIKAPNQKYDDQTINCFLNWTVDKLKTHISHVYPSKPSSKDQRLVYSGKLLLDHLTLKDVLRKQDEYHMVHLVCASHTPPGSPKLLSSHSNKAPGVPSTSSTMGQSPSVPSPSQDGQSTSIGESSDGLRHRTGPAPNHAAHPAFMQGYMWNQFPPQQGPPTNMPAYPGIQYNPMTLLWWQQVYTRQYYMHYQMLAASSHHLRPDLLSAQPGQSDHLNPPPPEEHRGDPDIQLNAQGAEALLNEEEQNRDWLDWVYTVSRTAILLSIVYFYSSFSRFVMVMGAMLLLYLHQAGWFPFNLENELQNPGDGPHQDEMEADLHHDLQETEWVMDEGLGEDDGDSGEEGPEDPNGIPHAGFLSTTWAFIVTFFMSLIPEGPPNAAN from the exons ATGGACCAGGGTGTTGCCGGCAGTCCTGTTATCGTTGTCATCAAGGCACCCAACCAGAAGTATGATGACCAGACCATCAACTGCTTCCTGAACTGGACAGTGGATAAACTAAAAACCCATATCTCACATGTATATCCCAGTAAACCG AGCTCCAAAGACCAGAGGCTGGTGTATTCTGGGAAGCTCCTCTTGGATCACTTAACACTGAAAGATGTGCTCAGAAAG CAGGATGAGTACCACATGGTCCACCTGGTGTGTGCATCACACACCCCTCCTGGGTCCCCCAAGCTCCTCAGCAGCCACAGTAACAAGGCCCCTGGAGTCCCCTCTACTAGCTCCACG ATGGGTCAGAGCCCCAGTGTCCCTTCCCCTAGCCAAGATGGCCAATCAACCTCCATTGGAGAGAGCTCTGACGGGCTGAGACATCGTACAGGCCCCGCCCCTAACCATGCAGCACACCCTGCCTTTATGCAAGG CTATATGTGGAACCAGTTCCCTCCACAGCAAGGCCCTCCCACCAACATGCCAGCCTACCCTGGCATACAGTACAATCCCATGACACTGCTGTGGTGGCAGCAGGTGTACACCCGGCAATACTACATGCACTA TCAGATGTTGGCTGCCTCATCTCACCATCTCAGGCCTGACCTGCTCTCGGCCCAGCCTGGCCAATCAGATCATCTGAACCCGCCTCCCCCGGAGGAGCACCGTGGCGATCCCGACATCCAATTGAACGCCCAGGGAGCAGAGGCACTGCTGAACGAGGAGGAGCAGAACCGTGATTGGCTGGACTGGGTGTACACTGTGTCACGCACCGCCATCTTGCTCAGCATAGTCTACTTTTACTCATCGTTTAGCCGCTTTGTCATGGTGATGGGCGCCATGTTGCTGCTATACCT GCACCAAGCAGGGTGGTTCCCCTTTAACCTGGAGAATGAACTTCAGAACCCTGGGGACGGGCCCCACCAGGACGAGATGGAGGCCGACCTTCATCATGACCTCCAAGAGACG GAGTGGGTGATGGATGAAGGCTTAGGGGAAGACGATGGGGACAGTGGAGAGGAAGGACCGGAGGATCCCAATGGTATTCCCCATGCTGGCTTCCTCTCCACAACCTGGGCTTTTATTGTCACGTTCTTCATGTCTCTTATACCTGAGGGGCCGCCCAATGCTGCCAACTGA
- the LOC121572770 gene encoding homocysteine-responsive endoplasmic reticulum-resident ubiquitin-like domain member 2 protein isoform X2, whose protein sequence is MDQGVAGSPVIVVIKAPNQKYDDQTINCFLNWTVDKLKTHISHVYPSKPQDEYHMVHLVCASHTPPGSPKLLSSHSNKAPGVPSTSSTMGQSPSVPSPSQDGQSTSIGESSDGLRHRTGPAPNHAAHPAFMQGYMWNQFPPQQGPPTNMPAYPGIQYNPMTLLWWQQVYTRQYYMHYQMLAASSHHLRPDLLSAQPGQSDHLNPPPPEEHRGDPDIQLNAQGAEALLNEEEQNRDWLDWVYTVSRTAILLSIVYFYSSFSRFVMVMGAMLLLYLHQAGWFPFNLENELQNPGDGPHQDEMEADLHHDLQETEWVMDEGLGEDDGDSGEEGPEDPNGIPHAGFLSTTWAFIVTFFMSLIPEGPPNAAN, encoded by the exons ATGGACCAGGGTGTTGCCGGCAGTCCTGTTATCGTTGTCATCAAGGCACCCAACCAGAAGTATGATGACCAGACCATCAACTGCTTCCTGAACTGGACAGTGGATAAACTAAAAACCCATATCTCACATGTATATCCCAGTAAACCG CAGGATGAGTACCACATGGTCCACCTGGTGTGTGCATCACACACCCCTCCTGGGTCCCCCAAGCTCCTCAGCAGCCACAGTAACAAGGCCCCTGGAGTCCCCTCTACTAGCTCCACG ATGGGTCAGAGCCCCAGTGTCCCTTCCCCTAGCCAAGATGGCCAATCAACCTCCATTGGAGAGAGCTCTGACGGGCTGAGACATCGTACAGGCCCCGCCCCTAACCATGCAGCACACCCTGCCTTTATGCAAGG CTATATGTGGAACCAGTTCCCTCCACAGCAAGGCCCTCCCACCAACATGCCAGCCTACCCTGGCATACAGTACAATCCCATGACACTGCTGTGGTGGCAGCAGGTGTACACCCGGCAATACTACATGCACTA TCAGATGTTGGCTGCCTCATCTCACCATCTCAGGCCTGACCTGCTCTCGGCCCAGCCTGGCCAATCAGATCATCTGAACCCGCCTCCCCCGGAGGAGCACCGTGGCGATCCCGACATCCAATTGAACGCCCAGGGAGCAGAGGCACTGCTGAACGAGGAGGAGCAGAACCGTGATTGGCTGGACTGGGTGTACACTGTGTCACGCACCGCCATCTTGCTCAGCATAGTCTACTTTTACTCATCGTTTAGCCGCTTTGTCATGGTGATGGGCGCCATGTTGCTGCTATACCT GCACCAAGCAGGGTGGTTCCCCTTTAACCTGGAGAATGAACTTCAGAACCCTGGGGACGGGCCCCACCAGGACGAGATGGAGGCCGACCTTCATCATGACCTCCAAGAGACG GAGTGGGTGATGGATGAAGGCTTAGGGGAAGACGATGGGGACAGTGGAGAGGAAGGACCGGAGGATCCCAATGGTATTCCCCATGCTGGCTTCCTCTCCACAACCTGGGCTTTTATTGTCACGTTCTTCATGTCTCTTATACCTGAGGGGCCGCCCAATGCTGCCAACTGA